The following coding sequences lie in one Halorarum halophilum genomic window:
- a CDS encoding SDR family NAD(P)-dependent oxidoreductase, whose protein sequence is MLDGTTAIVTGASGGIGRCISSEFAAEGANVTLAARSEGIYETADLIDDPDRTLAVETDVTDEQAVERAVELTVAEFDGLDVVVNNAGIAGPTAPVEEVDVAEWHRTMAVNVTGTFLLTKHAVPHLRESDRGSVINLSSISGKRPLRSRTPYAASKMAVIGLTRTLAFELGADDVTVNAICPGATRGPRIDRVIEGQAEQLGVSQAEARRQVFTDDAALGTLVDPEDVAAMAVYLASERGRHITAQDINVDGGSVWY, encoded by the coding sequence GTGTTAGACGGTACCACAGCAATCGTGACTGGGGCGAGTGGGGGAATCGGTCGATGTATTTCCAGCGAGTTCGCCGCTGAGGGGGCGAATGTCACACTGGCGGCCCGGAGCGAGGGAATCTACGAGACGGCCGACCTGATAGACGACCCCGACCGGACGCTGGCAGTCGAAACAGACGTGACCGACGAGCAGGCCGTCGAGCGTGCCGTCGAACTGACAGTCGCGGAGTTCGACGGCCTCGACGTCGTAGTGAACAACGCCGGCATCGCCGGGCCAACGGCGCCGGTCGAGGAGGTCGACGTGGCGGAGTGGCACCGAACGATGGCCGTCAACGTCACCGGCACCTTCCTGCTGACGAAGCACGCCGTCCCACACCTTCGCGAGAGCGACCGGGGGAGCGTGATCAACCTCTCCTCGATCAGCGGCAAGCGGCCGCTCCGGAGTCGGACCCCATATGCGGCCTCGAAGATGGCGGTCATCGGCCTGACCCGAACGCTCGCCTTCGAACTCGGCGCCGACGACGTCACGGTCAACGCCATCTGTCCCGGGGCGACGAGGGGCCCACGAATCGACCGCGTCATCGAGGGGCAGGCCGAGCAGCTAGGCGTCTCTCAGGCGGAGGCTAGACGACAGGTGTTCACCGATGACGCTGCGCTGGGAACCCTCGTGGACCCGGAGGACGTCGCCGCGATGGCCGTCTACCTGGCGAGCGAGAGGGGACGCCACATTACGGCACAGGACATCAACGTCGACGGCGGGTCGGTTTGGTACTGA
- a CDS encoding HpcH/HpaI aldolase/citrate lyase family protein, which produces MVRRSILFSPGDRPELMRKAPAAGADTIVFDLEDAVAPARKAEARAAVRDVLAEAEFDPDAEVGVRVTGTDTYRDLAVLADEGPGRFDAMMLPKAESADEVDHLANQLREHGSPVPVLALVETARGVLNAAEIADADATDALLFGAEDLSADMGATRTAEGTEVLYAREKVVVAAAAAGVDAIDTVFTDFGDTDGLRDETAFARGLGYDGKMAIHPAQVPVINGAFTPDCDDLAWAEEVLAARDEAAAEDRGVFQVDGEMIDAPLIAQAERIVEYARLASERGDDESRDGNES; this is translated from the coding sequence ATGGTCAGACGGAGCATTCTCTTCTCGCCGGGCGACCGCCCGGAACTGATGCGCAAGGCGCCGGCCGCGGGCGCGGACACGATCGTCTTCGACCTCGAGGACGCGGTCGCACCTGCCCGGAAGGCGGAGGCGCGGGCGGCCGTCCGCGACGTGCTCGCCGAGGCCGAGTTCGACCCGGACGCCGAGGTGGGCGTCCGGGTTACGGGGACTGACACGTACCGCGACCTGGCGGTCCTCGCCGACGAGGGGCCGGGGAGGTTCGACGCCATGATGCTGCCGAAGGCGGAGTCGGCCGACGAGGTCGACCACCTCGCGAACCAGCTCCGCGAGCACGGCTCCCCCGTGCCGGTGCTCGCGCTCGTGGAGACCGCCCGGGGCGTGCTGAACGCCGCCGAGATCGCCGACGCCGACGCGACCGACGCCCTGCTGTTCGGCGCGGAGGACCTGTCGGCCGACATGGGCGCGACTCGAACGGCCGAGGGAACGGAGGTGCTGTACGCCCGCGAGAAGGTCGTCGTCGCGGCCGCGGCGGCCGGCGTCGACGCGATCGACACGGTGTTCACCGACTTCGGGGACACGGACGGGCTCCGCGACGAGACGGCGTTCGCGAGGGGACTTGGCTACGACGGGAAGATGGCGATCCACCCCGCACAGGTGCCGGTCATCAACGGCGCGTTCACGCCCGACTGCGACGACCTCGCGTGGGCCGAGGAGGTGCTGGCGGCCCGCGACGAGGCCGCCGCCGAGGACCGCGGTGTCTTCCAGGTCGACGGAGAGATGATCGACGCGCCGCTGATCGCGCAGGCAGAGCGGATCGTCGAGTACGCGCGGCTCGCGAGCGAGCGGGGCGATGACGAAAGCCGCGACGGGAACGAAAGCTGA
- the gdhB gene encoding glutamate dehydrogenase GdhB has translation MSTGTADTTETKASESEPEEPESALETARRQLEHAAAHLDVDPGVIERLKHPTTVHRVAVPLKRDDGSVKVYTGYRAQHDDVRGPYKGGLRYHPHVSEEECVGLSMWMTWKCAVMDLPFGGGKGGVVVDPKQLSDGEKERLTRRFAEELRKFVGPKKDIPAPDMGTDSQTMAWFMDAYSMQEGETIPGVVTGKPPVVGGSEGRQEAPGRSVAIITREAADYYDLELDGLTVAVQGYGSVGANAARLLDDWGADVVAVSDTGGAIYDPEGLDTHAIPSFAEEPNAVTKQDAPETLEDGSDILELDVDVLIPAAVGNVISTENAADVRADIVVEGANGPTTFAADAILDERDVEVIPDILANAGGVTVSYFEWLQDINRRTWSLEEVNEELESEMLSAWNDVRAEVEARDVTWRDAAYIVALSRIAEAKSVRGLWP, from the coding sequence ATGTCAACCGGAACCGCCGATACGACGGAGACGAAGGCGAGCGAGAGCGAACCCGAGGAACCGGAGTCCGCGCTCGAGACCGCCCGCCGGCAGCTGGAACACGCGGCGGCGCACCTCGACGTGGACCCGGGCGTCATCGAGCGGCTCAAGCACCCGACGACGGTCCACCGGGTCGCGGTCCCGCTCAAACGCGACGACGGCTCGGTGAAGGTGTACACCGGGTACCGCGCCCAGCACGACGACGTTCGCGGTCCCTACAAGGGCGGACTCCGCTATCACCCCCATGTGAGCGAGGAGGAGTGCGTCGGCCTCTCGATGTGGATGACCTGGAAGTGCGCCGTGATGGACCTCCCGTTCGGCGGCGGCAAGGGCGGCGTGGTCGTCGACCCCAAACAGCTCAGCGACGGGGAGAAGGAGCGGCTCACGCGGCGGTTCGCCGAGGAGCTGCGGAAGTTCGTCGGTCCGAAGAAGGACATCCCCGCGCCGGACATGGGGACCGACTCGCAGACGATGGCGTGGTTCATGGACGCCTACTCGATGCAGGAGGGCGAGACCATCCCCGGCGTCGTCACCGGCAAGCCGCCGGTCGTCGGCGGGAGCGAGGGCCGACAGGAGGCGCCCGGCCGCAGCGTCGCCATCATCACCCGCGAGGCCGCCGACTACTACGACCTCGAACTCGACGGCCTCACGGTCGCCGTGCAGGGGTACGGCTCGGTCGGGGCCAACGCCGCACGCCTGCTCGACGACTGGGGCGCCGATGTCGTCGCCGTCTCCGACACCGGCGGCGCGATCTACGACCCCGAGGGGCTCGACACCCACGCCATCCCCTCGTTCGCAGAGGAGCCCAACGCCGTCACGAAGCAGGACGCCCCCGAGACGCTCGAGGACGGCTCGGACATCCTCGAACTCGACGTGGACGTGCTCATCCCGGCGGCCGTCGGGAACGTCATCAGCACGGAGAACGCGGCGGACGTGCGGGCTGATATCGTCGTCGAGGGTGCGAACGGCCCGACGACGTTCGCGGCCGACGCCATCCTCGACGAGCGCGACGTCGAGGTCATCCCGGACATCCTCGCGAACGCGGGCGGCGTCACCGTCTCCTACTTCGAGTGGCTCCAGGACATCAACCGGCGGACCTGGTCGCTCGAGGAGGTCAACGAGGAGCTCGAATCCGAGATGCTCTCGGCTTGGAACGACGTCCGCGCCGAGGTCGAGGCGCGCGACGTCACGTGGCGCGACGCCGCGTACATCGTCGCCCTCTCGCGCATCGCCGAGGCGAAGAGCGTCCGCGGCCTCTGGCCCTGA